AACACCAACCTTATAATCTTGTCTAGATCCAAATTTAACTTCTTTCCACATTAGCCCCAGTGTTATTTGTGCCCGAATTTCCGAAAAATTACGCGACAGATAGTTGGTTATTTTCCTAGAAATTAACCAATAACCTCACTGACTCCAATTATCCTAGATCGCTCCCTCACTTTGGCAAAGAGAAGGAATTAGTCAGCCATTCGTTCCTTTAACTCGATAACTTAACCACCAATAGCATTGACCAACATGAATGTGTAGCGCATCAGCATACGGAGAGAATAATGTTCTCAGCTCGTCTTGAGTGTAGTAATTTTTTAGAACTTCATATCTCCGACCGTCTTCCAACGTCCGCATTTTGTATGTGTTGTTATCCGAAGCTTTAGAAATCAGTTGTCCCCCTACGCCGTCCATATAAACATTATCAGCCATAAAAACTGTGGAAGCTTGTCCAAGACGGGCATGCCAATGGCTTAGAAATTCGTGAATGCGGCATTTAGGCACGTGAGAAAACCAGAAGTTTGCCACTCCTCCATCAAAATTGCCTCGTAGACTATTCAGATTATAAGCATCTCCTTGGCAAAATATGACGATGTCGGAATCGAGACCTTTGCTTTTGGCAATGTTTAACATTTCTTTAGAGGCATCCACCGCTACGACATGACGGGCAATTCGGGCGAGATATTGTGTCCAATAACCCGTACCACACGCTACTTCCAACACCGATTTGTCCGAGAATAAGTTCGTCATAGCATGCCGTAATTCTAGTAACTCGCGCTGACAGACCTGCTCGCTTCTTAAATAAACTTTCTCATATTCACGGGAGCGTGCTCCGTAATATGTTTCCACAGCGAAATCCCCCTTGAGTGAATCAGTTCAAGTCGAGCCGGAATTCTACAAAACGCTTTTCCAAAACGCTTTTTTGGGATCACGCCTATTTTCGCTGCCATATTTGGCGTTGCCGCCGATATTAGGCAATATAAGCTTTTTGGAGCAATTGTCGATCAAAGATCTAACGACTGAAAGGGACTAGCAGATTGGAACTCCCATAATCCCCCGCATATGCGATTTTTTAGCTGTTCTACCGACAAATGGCGCCAGCCTTTCGCAATGCGTCCTGGAGCGATATCCAATATGCGAACCCTGCATGGGACCACTCTCAATAACGATGGACAGGAACGAAGGATAGCATGGCAACGATGGGCGAACGAGAAAATAATCTTCATAGAAAATGTGTCTGTCCCAACGTGCAGTGCTAGCGTGTGATTTCACCCGTCGCATCCAAAGAGCATAATAGATGAGGCATTGACACGCGAGCCAGCGGCGCAAAATCCCTTGCTGCTCTGGGAGACACACGCAATGGATACCGAGTGATCATCACGGAACCTTCCTACGAATATAAGTTGCCCGCGTTTACCATGACACAAGATTTGAGAAAAGGGGCTGGTCATCTAGCAGCCTAAACACCGCTTAACGCTATTTTGGCTATCCCCTCAGAGGGCAAATGCACGGGTCTTATATTCAAAAAAGAGCCTATTTTACGAGAATACAAGATATATCAATATACACTGGTCTCCTGGTAAATCTGCATTGACACTATGGTATCGCATTTTAAGGATTAACTAAAAGATGGACAGGCAAAGATGTCACATTCATGTGATCGGGATCGGAAGCCGTAATTTGATATATTCCTGGAGAAACATTGGCTCCTGCGGTAATCACCACCGTGCCAGTTTGAAGAGTCGGTGCATTTTGAAAGGTATATTGACCATGAACGAGTTCCTGGTTGGTGACCCCAAATCCCGAAATCGTAAAACCGGAGGCCGGCTGACCATGCGCATTTGTGATTGTAAAAATCGAATCTAAATTATCTAAGGACATTCCCATAGCGAGCTCATCATTAGCGTAAACCTGAGACAATGTTAACGAGGCTGAACTACCAGCATTGATGGATATCAGTGAAGGAGTTAACTGAAAATCTACCGTAGGCATTACAGTCACACTCATCTCAGGGCTCCAAATCTCATTCGCTGGCGTCGCCGGCGCATTACCGTCTTTCGCATAAACCATAACATGATATGTACCAGCATGGGACGGTGATACAGGATAAAATGGTACGGTAATCATCGATATTGTAGAATAATTTCCACTTGAGGTCCAATGCCCGTTTGGACCCTGCCACCAAAATTGATAGACGGGATCTATCAGATTACTTGCCATCGCCTGAACCATAGGTTCCATAGACGCCATATTATTCATCATGGGCATAGTCTTTAGGTGTACTTGGCTGTCAACATCAACAAATCGCGTGGTGACAATCGCACTCGTCCAAGCATGCGATTTTACAGAAGAGCCGGGCAGAGCATACGCAACGATTTCATAGCTGCCCGGCATAATATCGTGGATTGTGTAATAGTTATTCGTTGAGTAGTTTTGCACCAGTTTCCATCCTTGTGAAGAATCCATCCAAAATTGATATTCCCATCCGGTGGTATTACTCGAACTTTCCACTGTAAATGTAGGACTTTGTCCGGCCACAATGGCGGCATTCGGCCCAATAAGTTTTAGGGTTGTACTGGCTGAACTGGCTGCCAATGCTGTCATTCCAGGCATAATAGATACATCGATTAACAGCATGGTGGCTAAAAGACCAACGTTTTTAATCCGTGTGACCCAACTTTTTGACATAGTCTAATCTCCCTTCTTGGCTTTCCTGTCATTATTAAAGCTATCAATCCCCTCAGGCGGAGCGGTTCGCCCAATGACTTTTAAATTGAAAATCATGTCAGAAGTTTTCGTTATTGAGCGTAATTCCCCCATAATGGCGCGACAATATCAGGAAAGGTCTCAATCTCTTTCATTTCTCTTTCATTTCTCTTTCATTTCTCTTTCATTTCTCTTTCATTTCTCTTTCATTTCTCTTTCATTTCTCTTTCATTTCTCTTTCATTTCTCTTTCATTTCTCTTTCATTTCTCTTTCATTTCTCTTTCATTTCTCTTTCATTACTACCTTCATCTTCGCAATATGTGTTCCTATTTTTTGATTGTGCAAAGCTTGGGTATTCGTCAGGCACATGATTTCCGTGTAGTTATCCAAGCGATAGGCTGAATTGTCGCCAATTTCGATGGGAATAACCACTCTGCGGAGGACTAGATGGAGAGATCGAAAAGTTGCATAGC
The Sulfobacillus thermosulfidooxidans DNA segment above includes these coding regions:
- a CDS encoding class I SAM-dependent methyltransferase, with protein sequence METYYGARSREYEKVYLRSEQVCQRELLELRHAMTNLFSDKSVLEVACGTGYWTQYLARIARHVVAVDASKEMLNIAKSKGLDSDIVIFCQGDAYNLNSLRGNFDGGVANFWFSHVPKCRIHEFLSHWHARLGQASTVFMADNVYMDGVGGQLISKASDNNTYKMRTLEDGRRYEVLKNYYTQDELRTLFSPYADALHIHVGQCYWWLSYRVKGTNG